A genomic window from Streptomyces sp. HUAS YS2 includes:
- a CDS encoding SCO1860 family LAETG-anchored protein — protein MNSNTFRMPVRRTAVAATVAALAVGPVALAAPAAHATGGKGGEGRASAVVLRTGLDVSLLNKTVQVPLKASLNEVQAPASADKTALTVELDGVDKGKPFSVLRADVATARATVGKKKAEGYTNVARARLHVPGLPLLSLIEVEKVTSKAVCEVGRQPVAESNVLGHVTVLGQKTKLTAGGTTKVTVPGVGEVTLDLSRTRTTSRTAAATALELKVEVNPLKLNVAEVNGVVTLAEATCETPKSTQPSTPPSDEPSEPGEPGESTEENTGVQAQGGDGPDLAETGGSAATPYLAGGAAVLLAGGAGALALTRARGRARG, from the coding sequence TTGAACAGCAACACCTTCCGCATGCCCGTACGCCGCACCGCCGTCGCCGCGACCGTCGCCGCGCTGGCCGTCGGGCCCGTCGCCCTCGCCGCGCCCGCGGCGCACGCCACGGGCGGCAAGGGTGGCGAGGGGCGCGCGAGCGCCGTCGTCCTGCGGACCGGTCTCGACGTCTCCCTGCTCAACAAGACGGTGCAGGTTCCGCTGAAGGCCTCGCTCAACGAGGTCCAGGCACCGGCGAGTGCCGACAAGACCGCGCTCACCGTCGAGCTGGACGGCGTCGACAAGGGCAAGCCGTTCAGCGTGCTGCGCGCGGACGTGGCCACGGCCAGGGCGACCGTGGGCAAGAAGAAGGCGGAGGGGTACACGAACGTCGCCCGGGCGCGGCTGCACGTGCCCGGTCTTCCGTTGCTGTCCCTGATCGAGGTCGAGAAGGTCACGTCGAAGGCGGTCTGCGAGGTGGGCCGGCAGCCGGTCGCCGAGTCGAACGTGCTCGGCCATGTCACCGTGCTCGGGCAGAAGACCAAGCTCACCGCGGGCGGGACGACCAAAGTGACGGTGCCCGGGGTCGGCGAGGTCACCCTCGACCTGTCGAGGACGCGGACCACCTCGCGCACCGCCGCGGCGACCGCGCTGGAGCTCAAGGTCGAGGTCAACCCGCTCAAGCTGAACGTTGCCGAGGTCAATGGTGTGGTGACGCTCGCCGAGGCGACCTGCGAGACCCCGAAGAGCACGCAGCCGAGCACGCCGCCGTCGGACGAGCCGAGCGAGCCGGGCGAGCCGGGCGAGTCGACGGAGGAGAACACCGGCGTGCAGGCCCAGGGCGGCGACGGGCCCGACCTCGCCGAGACCGGCGGCAGCGCGGCGACTCCGTACCTGGCGGGCGGCGCGGCGGTGCTGCTCGCGGGCGGCGCGGGTGCGCTCGCCCTGACCCGCGCCCGAGGCCGCGCCCGCGGCTGA
- a CDS encoding alkene reductase, which yields MTTAFDPIDLAGTRLANRIAMAPMTRSRADGESRTPTALAVEYYTQRASAGLIVTEGVQPSAVGQGYPNTPGLHSREQIVAWREVTDAVHAAGGRIFAQLMHAGRIGHPDVLDGELHPVGPSAVAAAGQVYTLGGPKDYVVPVELTGDEVRATVSDIAAAARNAVEAGFDGVEIHGANGYLVQQFLSTSTNHRTDEWGGSVENRVRFAVEVVRAVAEEIGPERTGLRISPAGTYNDIAETEIEETYAALVAAIEPLGIAYLHVTETVPGTRDLTLALRKQFSGTFVLNPFTEGPTSRAELALIEEGVADIVAFGRLFIANPDLPARLASDGPYNEGDQQSFYAGDARGYIDYPALTPAA from the coding sequence ATGACCACCGCGTTCGACCCGATCGACCTGGCCGGCACCCGCCTCGCCAACCGTATCGCCATGGCCCCGATGACCCGCAGCCGGGCGGACGGCGAGAGCCGCACGCCGACCGCGCTGGCCGTCGAGTACTACACCCAGCGCGCCTCTGCCGGCCTGATCGTCACCGAGGGCGTCCAGCCCTCGGCGGTCGGCCAGGGCTACCCGAACACCCCGGGCCTGCACAGCCGCGAGCAGATCGTGGCCTGGCGCGAGGTCACCGACGCCGTGCACGCCGCGGGCGGCCGGATCTTCGCCCAGCTCATGCACGCGGGCCGGATCGGACACCCCGACGTCCTCGACGGCGAGTTGCATCCGGTCGGCCCCTCCGCCGTCGCCGCGGCCGGACAGGTCTACACGCTCGGGGGGCCCAAGGACTACGTCGTCCCCGTCGAACTGACCGGGGACGAGGTCCGTGCCACCGTCTCCGACATCGCCGCCGCCGCCCGCAACGCCGTCGAGGCGGGCTTCGACGGCGTGGAGATCCACGGGGCCAACGGCTACCTGGTCCAGCAGTTCCTCTCCACGAGCACCAACCACCGCACCGACGAGTGGGGCGGCTCCGTCGAGAACCGCGTCCGCTTCGCGGTCGAGGTCGTCCGCGCCGTCGCCGAGGAGATCGGCCCCGAGCGCACCGGCCTGCGCATCTCCCCGGCCGGCACGTACAACGACATCGCGGAGACGGAGATCGAGGAGACGTACGCCGCGCTGGTCGCCGCGATCGAGCCGCTCGGCATCGCGTACCTGCACGTGACGGAGACCGTCCCGGGCACCCGCGACCTCACGCTCGCGCTGCGCAAGCAGTTCTCCGGGACCTTCGTGCTCAACCCGTTCACCGAGGGTCCGACGAGCCGCGCCGAACTCGCCCTGATCGAGGAGGGCGTCGCCGACATCGTCGCCTTCGGCCGCCTCTTCATCGCCAACCCCGACCTGCCCGCCCGCCTCGCGTCGGACGGTCCGTACAACGAGGGCGACCAGCAGAGCTTCTACGCCGGTGACGCCCGCGGCTACATCGACTACCCGGCGCTGACGCCGGCCGCGTGA
- a CDS encoding penicillin acylase family protein: MSIEVYRDAWGIPHLRASDPRELAFAQGRVTAVDRAWQLEVERHRALGGSAAFLGPEAVDWDVFARRVRLADTARRCFARLADRDPETADWLRAYAEGVGAGLAEGAARAPEFAATGLVPGRWEPWTPLAVWLSTHILFAGFPTKLWREEVATRLGPEWTELFATDGPGTAGSNGWVVAGERTASGAALVAGDPHRFIEDPGVYQQIRLSCPEYDVVGLAVPGVPGLAHFGHTGRVAWAITNAMADYQDVYRERLRRGADGGVEALGPEGWRTATVHTETVEVAAGDPVTVEVIETDRGPVIAGGPGEEGVGGPGEVGTVGPGEEGAALSLRYPPRVTGELGFSALPALLAARTVADVDRALDRWVEPVNVVQAADTEGGLLHRVAGHVPVRDRANSLRIVPAWETAHAWAADPAPTPRAAVDGHAVMANARGLAAPLGVEFAPPHRAARIDALLAASDAWTPDRTTAIHRDTDNPSAAVLLAAVGRQDASWLSPEAAVLGARLLAWDRRMDAGSTDAGVFAAVRGAVVRGVAAHEAFAALREPAPYPAVFRPWLALGPRVAYALETLLVAGPVPEADVVRIVRAALEEVAAGDPPPAWGATHRLAPWQALPDGDDAQWPGLGGDHDCVLSTSSVPGYTDRSARASAARYVWDLADRERSAWIVPFGASGVPGDPHHRDQLPLWLRGELAPVVTDWNHLTKEYEDHHDRER; the protein is encoded by the coding sequence GTGAGCATCGAGGTCTACCGGGACGCCTGGGGGATCCCGCATCTGCGCGCGTCCGACCCGCGTGAACTCGCCTTCGCGCAGGGCCGGGTGACCGCGGTCGACCGCGCCTGGCAGCTGGAGGTCGAGCGGCACCGTGCGCTGGGCGGCTCGGCCGCCTTCCTCGGACCGGAGGCCGTCGACTGGGACGTGTTCGCCCGCCGGGTGCGGCTCGCGGACACGGCGCGGCGGTGCTTCGCGCGACTGGCGGACCGGGACCCGGAGACCGCGGACTGGCTGCGCGCGTACGCCGAGGGCGTCGGCGCCGGCCTAGCGGAAGGGGCCGCGCGCGCCCCCGAGTTCGCCGCGACGGGGCTCGTACCGGGCCGGTGGGAGCCGTGGACGCCGCTCGCGGTGTGGCTGTCCACGCACATCCTGTTCGCCGGGTTCCCGACGAAGCTGTGGCGCGAGGAGGTGGCGACCCGGCTCGGACCGGAGTGGACGGAGCTGTTCGCCACGGACGGCCCGGGCACGGCGGGCTCCAACGGCTGGGTGGTCGCCGGGGAGCGGACCGCGAGCGGCGCGGCGCTGGTGGCGGGCGACCCGCACCGGTTCATCGAGGACCCGGGCGTGTACCAGCAGATCAGGCTGTCCTGCCCGGAGTACGACGTGGTGGGCCTCGCCGTGCCCGGCGTGCCCGGCCTCGCGCACTTCGGTCACACCGGGCGGGTCGCCTGGGCGATCACCAACGCGATGGCCGACTACCAGGACGTGTACCGGGAGCGGCTGCGGCGCGGCGCGGACGGCGGCGTGGAGGCCCTGGGCCCGGAGGGCTGGCGCACGGCGACCGTCCACACCGAGACGGTCGAGGTCGCGGCCGGCGACCCGGTGACGGTCGAGGTGATCGAGACGGACCGGGGCCCGGTGATCGCGGGCGGACCGGGTGAGGAGGGCGTTGGAGGACCGGGTGAGGTGGGCACTGTCGGCCCCGGCGAGGAGGGCGCGGCGCTCAGCCTGCGGTACCCGCCGCGGGTCACCGGGGAGCTCGGCTTCTCCGCGCTGCCGGCGCTGCTCGCGGCCCGGACCGTGGCGGACGTGGACCGTGCGCTCGACCGCTGGGTGGAGCCGGTGAACGTGGTCCAGGCCGCCGACACGGAGGGCGGCCTGCTGCACCGGGTCGCCGGGCACGTGCCGGTACGGGACCGGGCCAACTCCCTGCGGATCGTACCGGCCTGGGAGACCGCGCACGCCTGGGCGGCGGACCCCGCGCCGACCCCGCGCGCGGCCGTCGACGGCCACGCGGTGATGGCCAACGCCCGGGGCCTCGCGGCCCCGCTGGGCGTGGAGTTCGCCCCGCCGCACCGCGCGGCCCGCATCGACGCGCTACTGGCGGCGTCGGACGCGTGGACGCCGGACAGGACGACCGCGATCCACCGGGACACCGACAACCCCTCCGCGGCCGTCCTGCTGGCCGCCGTCGGGCGGCAGGACGCATCGTGGCTCTCCCCCGAGGCCGCGGTCCTCGGCGCGCGACTGCTGGCCTGGGACCGGCGGATGGACGCCGGGAGCACGGACGCCGGGGTGTTCGCCGCCGTCCGCGGGGCCGTCGTGCGGGGCGTGGCCGCGCACGAGGCGTTCGCCGCGCTGCGCGAACCCGCCCCGTACCCGGCGGTGTTCCGCCCCTGGCTGGCGCTCGGGCCCCGGGTCGCGTACGCGCTGGAGACGCTGCTGGTCGCCGGGCCCGTACCGGAGGCGGACGTGGTGCGGATCGTACGCGCGGCGCTGGAGGAGGTCGCGGCGGGCGACCCGCCACCGGCATGGGGCGCGACGCACCGGCTGGCGCCGTGGCAGGCGCTGCCGGACGGCGACGACGCGCAGTGGCCGGGGCTCGGCGGCGACCACGACTGCGTGCTGTCGACGTCCAGCGTGCCCGGGTACACGGACCGCTCGGCGCGGGCCTCGGCCGCCCGGTACGTCTGGGACCTCGCGGACCGCGAACGCAGTGCGTGGATCGTGCCGTTCGGCGCGTCCGGCGTGCCCGGCGATCCGCACCACCGCGACCAACTGCCGCTGTGGCTTAGGGGCGAACTCGCCCCCGTCGTCACCGACTGGAACCACCTGACGAAGGAGTACGAGGACCATCATGACCGCGAACGCTGA
- a CDS encoding GNAT family N-acetyltransferase has product MTANAEHEQTVEGFGTVRVDRIDPDRDAALIHGWVTEERARFWGMADTTVEQVRDVYAHLDSLTTHHGFLVHRDGEPVGLFQTYEPEADRVSECYEVRPGDIGVHFLIGPVAAAPERGFTAGLLTALVDFALKDRTRIVAEPDAANDKAVARLARAGFTLGPEVVLPEVDLPEVFIPEKKARLAFLTR; this is encoded by the coding sequence ATGACCGCGAACGCTGAGCACGAGCAGACCGTCGAGGGCTTCGGCACGGTCCGGGTCGACCGCATCGACCCGGACCGCGACGCCGCGCTGATCCACGGCTGGGTCACCGAGGAGCGGGCACGCTTCTGGGGCATGGCGGACACGACGGTCGAGCAGGTCCGGGACGTCTACGCGCACCTCGACTCGCTGACCACGCACCACGGCTTCCTGGTGCACCGGGACGGCGAGCCGGTCGGGCTGTTCCAGACGTACGAGCCGGAGGCGGACCGGGTGTCGGAGTGCTACGAGGTGCGGCCGGGCGACATCGGCGTGCACTTCCTGATCGGGCCGGTCGCCGCCGCCCCGGAGCGGGGCTTCACGGCGGGCCTGCTGACCGCGCTCGTCGACTTCGCGCTGAAGGACCGCACCCGGATCGTCGCCGAACCGGACGCCGCGAACGACAAGGCCGTCGCCCGCCTCGCCCGCGCGGGCTTCACCCTGGGCCCGGAGGTCGTCCTGCCGGAGGTGGACCTCCCGGAGGTCTTCATCCCGGAAAAGAAGGCCCGCCTGGCCTTCCTGACCCGCTGA
- a CDS encoding MarR family winged helix-turn-helix transcriptional regulator → MSADCPGPQGAAEGRPPVTEHAPVSCTLARTFRVHRMIAARLLRDLGLYPGQEFLMMRLWEGGPARQSELIKEMGLDPSTMTKMLQRLEQAGHVRRSPDPADRRAVLVEPTEESEQLRTQVAGAWATLEEVTLKNLDPDERATLERLLTRVEEGLCEEGTSDCPPEVC, encoded by the coding sequence ATGTCCGCGGACTGTCCCGGACCCCAGGGCGCCGCCGAAGGCCGGCCGCCGGTCACGGAGCACGCGCCGGTCAGCTGCACGCTGGCCCGGACGTTCCGGGTGCACCGGATGATCGCGGCCCGGCTGCTCCGGGATCTCGGGCTCTACCCGGGCCAGGAGTTCCTGATGATGCGACTGTGGGAGGGCGGGCCGGCCCGCCAGTCGGAGCTGATCAAGGAGATGGGGCTCGACCCGTCGACCATGACGAAGATGCTCCAGCGCCTGGAGCAGGCCGGCCATGTGCGCCGCTCCCCCGACCCCGCCGACCGCCGCGCGGTGCTGGTGGAGCCGACGGAGGAGAGCGAGCAGCTGCGCACACAGGTCGCGGGGGCCTGGGCAACCCTGGAGGAGGTCACCCTGAAGAACCTCGACCCGGACGAGCGCGCCACGCTGGAGCGGCTGCTGACCCGGGTCGAGGAGGGGCTGTGCGAGGAGGGGACCTCCGACTGCCCGCCGGAGGTCTGCTGA
- a CDS encoding amidohydrolase family protein: MSDHVVLHVKGRVLVGPEDVRDELWVVDGRITYDRPVGADDVRTVRGWALPGLVDAHCHVGLDAHGPVDAATSEKQALTDRDAGTLLIRDAGSPSDTRWVDERDDLPKIIRAGRHIARTRRYIRNFAHEIEPDELVAYVGREARRGDGWVKLVGDWIDRGAGDLTACWPRAEVEAAIAEAHRLGARVTAHCFAEDSLRDLVEAGIDCIEHATGLTEDTIPLFAERGVAIVPTLVNIATFPKLAAGGDEKFPRWSAHMRRLHERRYDTVGAAYDAGIPIFVGTDAGGSLPHGLVAAEVEELVKAGIPPIEALSATTWGARAWLGRPALDEGAPADLVVYDDDPRADVRSLAGPRRVIVNGRVIG, from the coding sequence ATGAGCGATCACGTGGTGCTGCATGTGAAGGGGCGGGTGCTCGTCGGCCCGGAGGACGTCCGGGACGAGCTCTGGGTCGTCGACGGCCGGATCACGTACGACCGGCCGGTCGGCGCGGACGACGTCCGGACCGTACGGGGCTGGGCGCTGCCCGGTCTCGTCGACGCGCACTGCCATGTCGGCCTCGACGCGCACGGGCCGGTCGACGCGGCCACCAGCGAGAAGCAGGCGCTGACCGACCGGGACGCCGGCACGCTCCTGATCCGCGACGCCGGATCGCCGTCCGACACCCGGTGGGTCGACGAGCGCGACGACCTCCCGAAGATCATCCGGGCCGGCCGGCACATCGCCCGCACCCGCCGCTACATCCGCAACTTCGCCCACGAGATCGAGCCCGACGAGCTGGTCGCGTACGTCGGCCGGGAGGCCCGGCGCGGCGACGGCTGGGTCAAGCTGGTCGGCGACTGGATCGACCGCGGGGCCGGGGACCTCACGGCCTGCTGGCCGCGCGCCGAGGTCGAGGCGGCGATCGCCGAGGCGCACCGGCTCGGCGCCCGGGTCACCGCGCACTGCTTCGCCGAGGACTCGCTGCGGGACCTGGTGGAGGCGGGCATCGACTGCATCGAGCACGCGACCGGGCTCACCGAGGACACGATCCCGCTGTTCGCCGAGCGCGGCGTCGCGATCGTCCCCACGCTGGTCAACATCGCGACCTTCCCGAAGCTCGCGGCGGGCGGGGACGAGAAGTTCCCCCGCTGGTCGGCGCACATGCGACGGCTGCACGAGCGCCGCTACGACACCGTCGGCGCCGCGTACGACGCGGGCATCCCGATCTTCGTCGGCACCGACGCGGGCGGCTCGCTGCCCCACGGCCTCGTCGCGGCGGAGGTCGAGGAGCTGGTCAAGGCCGGCATCCCGCCGATCGAGGCCCTCTCGGCGACCACCTGGGGCGCCCGCGCCTGGCTCGGCCGCCCCGCCCTCGACGAGGGCGCCCCCGCCGACCTCGTCGTCTACGACGACGACCCCCGAGCCGACGTCCGCTCGCTGGCGGGCCCGCGACGGGTGATCGTCAACGGGCGAGTGATCGGCTGA
- the cobC gene encoding Rv2231c family pyridoxal phosphate-dependent protein CobC, whose product MYTHSDVHDLRHHGDAEVRDEKLIDLAVNVRTNTPPDWLRERIADSLLGLAAYPDGRAARAAVAERHNLPADRVLLTAGAAEAFVLLARALPVRRPVVVHPQFTEPEAALRDAGHDVGRVLLREADGFRLDPAAVPEDADLVVIGNPTNPTSVLHPAETIASLARPGRTLVVDEAFMDAVPGERESLAGRTDVPGLVVLRSLTKTWGLAGLRIGYVLAHPETVAALGHAQPLWPVSTPALVAAEACMTRAALAEAEHAAHRIAVERTHLLAGLAEFDEVRVVAAAEGSFVLIRVDRADVVRDRLRDLGFAARRGDTFPGLDRNWLRLAVRDRATTNRFLQALDQALVMAGCATG is encoded by the coding sequence ATGTATACGCACTCCGATGTCCACGACCTGCGGCACCACGGTGACGCGGAGGTCCGGGACGAGAAGCTGATCGACCTCGCGGTCAACGTCCGCACGAACACGCCCCCGGACTGGCTCCGTGAGCGCATCGCGGACTCCCTGCTGGGGCTGGCCGCGTATCCGGACGGGCGGGCCGCGCGGGCCGCCGTCGCGGAGCGGCACAACCTGCCGGCCGACCGGGTCCTGCTGACGGCGGGCGCGGCGGAGGCCTTCGTGCTGCTGGCCCGGGCGCTGCCGGTGCGCCGGCCGGTGGTGGTGCACCCGCAGTTCACCGAGCCGGAGGCGGCTCTGCGGGACGCGGGCCACGACGTGGGCCGGGTGCTGCTGCGCGAGGCGGACGGGTTCCGGCTCGACCCGGCGGCGGTGCCCGAGGACGCGGACCTGGTGGTGATCGGCAATCCGACGAACCCGACGTCGGTGCTGCATCCCGCGGAGACGATCGCCTCGCTGGCCCGTCCCGGCCGGACGCTGGTGGTCGACGAGGCGTTCATGGACGCGGTGCCGGGCGAGCGGGAGTCGCTGGCGGGGCGGACGGACGTGCCGGGCCTGGTGGTGCTGCGCAGCCTGACGAAGACCTGGGGTCTGGCGGGGCTGCGGATCGGCTACGTCCTGGCCCACCCGGAGACGGTCGCGGCGCTCGGGCACGCACAGCCGCTGTGGCCGGTGTCGACTCCGGCGCTGGTGGCGGCCGAGGCGTGCATGACGCGGGCGGCGCTGGCGGAGGCGGAGCACGCGGCGCACCGGATCGCGGTGGAGCGGACGCATCTGCTGGCCGGGCTCGCGGAGTTCGACGAGGTGCGGGTGGTGGCGGCGGCGGAGGGCTCGTTCGTCCTGATCCGGGTGGACCGGGCGGACGTCGTACGGGACCGGCTGCGCGACCTCGGCTTCGCGGCGCGGCGCGGGGACACGTTCCCCGGCCTGGACCGGAACTGGCTCCGGCTCGCGGTCCGGGACCGCGCCACGACGAACCGCTTCCTCCAGGCGCTGGACCAGGCGCTGGTCATGGCAGGCTGCGCTACCGGCTGA
- a CDS encoding FG-GAP-like repeat-containing protein: protein MRKNRTAALTAATFLLIAGAGIMTAPAAHAGVPGGTRADDRNCDFNGDGYEDVLVGAPGAPVGGKRGAGLVTVQYGSANGIGTRRAAVISQNTSGVPGSAETGDAFGKAVATGDLDGDGYDDAIVGVPGEDIGTKVDSGGAVVLWGSPQGLVGANSQGLDSLLGVTAGRRFGSALGAARFSAESAGDQLIVLDRDAAELHLFAAVPQRSATRADRILPLTRSALRATTETEEPVRDIAAKSVTTGDYDRNGFADLVISGTSRGEDPGHGWSWYIAGTSTGLEYQRALRGGPSVASGDINRDGYDDLVTGEPNSPNDGGDWMTGGQVGVYLGSAQGPKGASGVGTPPTWWTQNSPGVPGASERGDGWGADLSVADTNGDGYADVAIGAPGEDIGTVADAGMVTVLRGNSRGLTASGAAAWTQDSPNVPGAVEKGDKFGGQVRLVDPNRDGRFGLLAAAPGENTNDGVVWVFSAGSGGLTASGSWTFGAGSFGAPYVDGLYGAAIDE from the coding sequence ATGCGCAAGAACCGCACCGCCGCCCTCACCGCGGCGACGTTCCTCCTCATCGCGGGCGCGGGGATCATGACCGCGCCCGCCGCCCACGCCGGGGTCCCCGGCGGAACCCGCGCCGACGACCGCAACTGCGACTTCAACGGCGACGGATACGAAGACGTCCTGGTCGGCGCGCCCGGCGCGCCCGTCGGCGGGAAGCGGGGCGCCGGCCTCGTCACCGTCCAGTACGGCTCGGCCAACGGCATCGGCACCCGCCGGGCCGCGGTCATCAGCCAGAACACCAGCGGCGTGCCCGGCAGCGCCGAGACCGGCGACGCCTTCGGCAAGGCCGTCGCCACCGGCGACCTCGACGGCGACGGCTACGACGACGCGATTGTCGGCGTCCCCGGCGAGGACATCGGCACCAAGGTCGACTCCGGTGGCGCGGTGGTCCTCTGGGGATCCCCGCAGGGACTCGTCGGCGCGAACAGCCAGGGTCTGGACAGCCTGCTCGGCGTCACCGCGGGCCGGCGCTTCGGTTCCGCCCTCGGCGCGGCCCGGTTCAGCGCCGAGAGCGCCGGCGACCAGCTGATCGTGCTCGACCGCGACGCGGCGGAGCTGCACCTGTTCGCCGCCGTGCCGCAGCGGAGCGCCACCCGCGCCGACCGGATCCTCCCGCTCACCCGCAGCGCGCTGCGCGCGACCACCGAGACCGAAGAGCCGGTCCGCGACATCGCCGCGAAGTCCGTCACGACCGGGGACTACGACCGGAACGGCTTCGCCGACCTGGTGATCAGCGGCACCAGCCGCGGCGAGGACCCCGGCCACGGCTGGTCCTGGTACATCGCCGGCACGTCCACGGGGCTCGAGTACCAGCGCGCCCTGCGCGGCGGCCCGTCCGTCGCCTCCGGCGACATCAACCGCGACGGGTACGACGACCTGGTCACCGGCGAGCCGAACAGCCCGAACGACGGCGGCGACTGGATGACCGGCGGCCAGGTCGGCGTCTACCTGGGCAGCGCCCAGGGGCCGAAGGGCGCGAGCGGCGTCGGCACCCCGCCGACGTGGTGGACGCAGAACTCGCCCGGCGTGCCCGGCGCGTCGGAGCGCGGCGACGGCTGGGGCGCGGACCTGTCCGTGGCCGACACCAACGGCGACGGCTACGCCGACGTCGCGATCGGCGCGCCCGGGGAGGACATCGGCACGGTCGCCGACGCGGGCATGGTCACCGTGCTGCGCGGCAACTCCCGCGGACTCACCGCGAGCGGGGCCGCGGCCTGGACGCAGGACTCGCCGAACGTGCCCGGAGCGGTCGAGAAGGGCGACAAGTTCGGCGGCCAGGTCCGGCTCGTCGACCCCAACCGCGACGGCCGGTTCGGGCTGCTCGCGGCGGCGCCCGGCGAGAACACGAACGACGGCGTGGTGTGGGTGTTCTCGGCCGGCTCGGGTGGGCTCACCGCGAGCGGCTCGTGGACGTTCGGCGCGGGCTCGTTCGGGGCGCCGTACGTGGACGGGCTGTACGGGGCCGCGATCGACGAGTGA
- a CDS encoding pyridoxal-phosphate-dependent aminotransferase family protein produces MTHPLLDLAPLTAAHFASIERRVAALLSTEQDVVITQGEALLPLEGCIRSGARAGSTALNVVTGPYGQTFGNWLRDCGATVVDLEVPFHTAVTAEQVERALAEHPEIDFVSLVHAEAATGNTNPVAEIGEVVRAHGALFYLDAVASVGAEPVLPDAWGVDMCIIGAQKAMGGPAGVSAVSVSERAWERFAANPAAPRRSYLSLLDWKERWIDGGRKALLHAPAQLEMLALEACLERIEAEGLDALMGRHASAAAATRAGALALGGGLEPYVHEARDAAPVATTLRAPAGVDASELVAKALSADPSLPLIAGGGALAKEMIRVNHYGVDATPGAVQSSLAALGAVLGETGRTVDLEGARRAVTEAWA; encoded by the coding sequence GTGACACACCCGCTCCTGGACCTGGCTCCGCTGACCGCCGCGCACTTCGCTTCCATCGAGCGCCGCGTCGCCGCCCTGCTCTCCACCGAGCAGGACGTCGTGATCACCCAGGGCGAGGCGCTGCTACCGCTGGAGGGCTGCATCCGCAGCGGCGCGCGGGCCGGTTCGACGGCGCTGAACGTGGTGACCGGGCCGTACGGGCAGACCTTCGGCAACTGGCTGCGCGACTGCGGGGCGACGGTGGTCGACCTGGAGGTGCCGTTCCACACCGCCGTGACGGCCGAGCAGGTGGAGCGGGCGCTCGCCGAGCACCCGGAGATCGACTTCGTGTCCCTGGTGCACGCCGAGGCGGCGACCGGCAACACCAACCCGGTCGCGGAGATCGGCGAGGTGGTGCGGGCGCACGGCGCGCTGTTCTACCTGGACGCGGTGGCCTCGGTCGGCGCGGAGCCGGTGCTGCCGGACGCCTGGGGCGTCGACATGTGCATCATCGGCGCGCAGAAGGCGATGGGCGGCCCGGCGGGCGTGTCGGCGGTGTCGGTGAGCGAGCGGGCCTGGGAGCGGTTCGCCGCCAACCCGGCCGCGCCGCGCCGCTCGTACCTGTCGCTGCTCGACTGGAAGGAGCGCTGGATCGACGGCGGCCGCAAGGCGCTGCTGCACGCTCCGGCGCAGCTGGAGATGCTGGCCCTGGAGGCCTGCCTGGAGCGGATCGAGGCGGAGGGCCTGGACGCGCTGATGGGCCGGCACGCGTCGGCCGCGGCGGCGACCCGGGCGGGTGCGCTGGCGCTGGGCGGCGGCCTGGAGCCGTACGTGCACGAGGCGCGGGACGCGGCCCCGGTGGCGACGACGCTGCGCGCGCCGGCCGGGGTGGACGCGTCCGAGCTGGTCGCGAAGGCGCTGTCGGCGGACCCGTCGCTGCCGCTGATCGCGGGCGGGGGCGCGTTGGCGAAGGAGATGATCCGGGTGAACCACTACGGCGTGGACGCGACGCCGGGCGCGGTGCAGTCCTCGCTGGCGGCGCTGGGCGCGGTGCTCGGCGAGACGGGCCGGACGGTGGACCTGGAGGGCGCGCGGCGCGCGGTCACGGAGGCGTGGGCGTAG